The following coding sequences lie in one Dunckerocampus dactyliophorus isolate RoL2022-P2 chromosome 4, RoL_Ddac_1.1, whole genome shotgun sequence genomic window:
- the LOC129180209 gene encoding kinesin-like protein KIF27, whose amino-acid sequence MAEVRIRVAVRLRPLLPRELLHAHRECLRVIPGAPQVILGSDQLFSFDHAFGPSSSQHEVYESCVRPLTRGLLDGTNATVFCYGQTGSGKTYTLGGNKMDADGGIISCFAKDVFSLLDKKKQSSSDGMDATVRLSYLELYKEELRDLLELDTSRKDLHIRDNFRGNTVVVGAKEVVVSTSEELLNILEVGNALRQTGATGMNKHSSRSHTILTLWLSQTFPDKPSKAEHLSKFCVVDLAGSERVGKTGNTGIRFEESVHINTGLLALGNVIRALTNPGRQRSAYIPYRHAKITRLLRDSLGGNACTLLVACVSPSHHSFAESLSVLKFASKSRHIRHHAEVEAPDAEDSLPSTLTSDDPPLTSKGGDLDHEVQPLRPLLEQTSPRKDDNQTREASPYSSLVHQAAKLLAEVCGPKTNDSFARRVREWNKRLKAVSQSHHSEDVSWLEEKDLKTCPASVEADCQLQQKVAKLKEVQKEGKELPQKHSVFMQAFWEQKEQTERLVDQQILIDCLRCDLMTLRGKTCCRGQHGPHSASLVRPSCGHMLISKMHASLPAESLERLMATFKVSSHRLQSEEEMKDFCPLLKQTAEFKGQETKDGMDFASGLGWTSRQKKSTLKEKTFGQEQTSKQRPQQATRISEQCRTRQRASLTQRRIQMLSANMSLKEELVKEMEKTEKDTRAAVRHDSGDRREDDVLAWLSEQSRQGRATLRHSLQHMDLLRAQLQRSLRRTSLDSSDNPEEWNPGRVDRLVDLNVYRNQPQQGSKEQHECCWLEEAEELELQRRAKQQEMEEELRSSQDVLQRRDACLEQKNKLETARLRSSQALRQDLLRVSLRLETLEEKMGNCGGVKQATQTSLKELEKQWETLKKRRDCLDSQLKDNTVLTVEEEQLEEAVQVLDAALDFKERSIRDQQEKMASPCERALLFDITTKLRTLSQAEASELLVKYFNKVISLRQTEGRLCLYCEELEILCGEQEAACRQLEAALQHLALDADRRLTLQQQEHQRNIQLLLRKLKEGISGEAQLVLQDRLQNLEKELFFYKHCSRKLRKQLKESQNDAQPVTNDTAQAHAESKDAKTHAGQQQSPSSSSSSSSTELHGGTKAPAECHQISSLARFHGYSERWPPHHHLGSQTAFGLRRKKLRELSPADVQARDSVVDTGIEMLSDDSLDVSTSS is encoded by the exons ATGGCGGAGGTTCGTATCCGTGTGGCGGTTCGGTTGCGTCCACTGCTCCCCAGGGAGCTACTACACGCCCACCGGGAGTGTCTGCGGGTAATTCCCGGGGCCCCTCAGGTGATACTCGGTTCCGACCAGCTCTTCTCCTTCGACCACGCCTTTGGACCGAGCTCCAGCCAGCATGAAGTGTACGAGTCCTGCGTTCGGCCGCTTACAAGGGGACTGCTGGACGGAACCAATGCCACCGTGTTCTGTTATGGACAAACCGGGTCTGGGAAAACATACACGCTGGGAGGGAATAAGATGG ATGCAGACGGAGGCATCATCTCCTGCTTTGCCAAGGATGTCTTCTCACTGCTGGACAAGAAGAAGCAGAGCAGCAGCGATGGAATGGATGCCACGGTGCGTCTGTCCTACTTGGAGCTGTACAAGGAGGAGCTGCGGGACCTGCTGGAGCTCGACACCTCGCGCAAAGACCTGCACATCAGGGATAACTTCAGGGGGAACACAG TGGTGGTGGGAGCCAAAGAGGTGGTGGTCTCCACCTCCGAGGAGCTCCTCAACATCCTGGAGGTGGGCAACGCCCTTAGGCAGACAGGTGCCACCGGCATGAACAAGCACTCCAGCCGCTCCCACACCATCCTCACGCTGTGGCTCAGCCAGACCTTCCCCGATAAGCCCTCCAAGGCGGAGCACCTCTCCAAGTTCTGTGTGGTCGACCTAGCAGGCTCGGAGCGTGTCGGCAAAACGGGAAACACGGGGATCCGATTTGAGGAGTCAGTCCACATCAACACGGGCCTCCTGGCGCTGGGCAACGTCATCCGGGCCCTCACTAATCCCGGTAGACAACGCAGCGCCTATATTCCGTACCGCCACGCCAAGATCACGCGCCTGCTACGCGACTCACTAGGGGGAAATGCCTGCACCCTATTGGTGGCATGTGTAAGCCCCTCCCACCACAGCTTTGCAGAAAGCTTGAGCGTGCTGAAGTTTGCGTCCAAGTCTCGCCACATTCGCCACCATGCTGAGGTGGAAGCACCTGACGCTGAAGACAGCCTTCCTTCAACGTTAACCTCTGACGACCCGCCTCTGACGTCCAAAGGTGGCGATCTGGACCATGAGGTCCAGCCTCTGAGACCACTACTGGAGCAGACCAGCCCACGTAAGGATGACAACCAAACAAGAGAAGCATCTCCTTACTCTTCACTGGTCCATCAAGCTGCTAAGCTTCTGGCCGAGGTCTGCGGCCCAAAGACAAACGACTCTTTCGCACGTCGAGTGCGGGAGTGGAACAAGAGACTGAAGGCTGTCAGCCAATCACATCACAGCGAGGACGTCAGCTGGCTGGAGGAGAAAGACCTGAAGACGTGTCCG gcGTCCGTGGAGGCAGATTGCCAGCTGCAGCAAAAAGTCGCTAAACTGaaagaagtgcaaaaagaaggaaAGGAGCTCCCACAGAAGCACAGCGTCTTCATGCAGGCTTTTTGGGAGCAGAAGGAACAG ACCGAGCGGCTGGTGGACCAGCAGATCCTCATTGACTGTCTTCGCTGCGACCTCATGACCTTGAGGGGTAAAACATGCTGCAGGGGTCAACACGGACCTCACAGCGCCAGCCTGGTCCGACCCAGCTGTGGACACATGCTGATCAGCAAG ATGCATGCCAGTCTGCCGGCCGAGTCGCTGGAGAGGCTGATGGCAACTTTTAAGGTGAGCAGCCATCGCTTGCAGAGTGAGGAGGAGATGAAGGATTTCTGTCCTCTGCTGAAGCAAACGGCAGAGTTTAAAGGACAAGAGACAAAAGACGGGATGGACTTTGCGAGTGGGCTTGG ATGGACCAGCAGACAGAAGAAGTCGACCCTGAAAGAAAAGACGTTCGGACAGGAGCAGACGTCCAAGCAAAGACCTCAGCAGGCCACTCGCATCTCTGAGCAGTGTCGTACGAGGCAGAGAGCCAGCTTGACTCAGAGGAGGATCCAGATGCTGTCTGCCAACATGTCCTTAAAAGAGGAACTGGTCAAAGAGATGGAAAAAACTG AGAAGGACACCCGTGCGGCGGTGCGACACGACTCGGGCGACCGCAGAGAGGACGACGTGCTGGCGTGGCTGTCTGAGCAGAgcaggcagggccgagccacgCTGCGTCACAGCCTGCAGCACATGGACCTGCTGAGGGCTCAGCTGCAGAGGAGCCTGAGGAGGACCAGCCTAGACAGCAGTGACAACCCTGAAGAATGGAACCCTGGCAGG GTGGACCGTCTTGTAGATTTAAACGTGTACAGAAATCAACCTCAGCAGGGGTCAAAAGAGCAGCACGAGTGTTGTTGGCTGGAGGAGGCCGAGGAGTTGGAACTGCAGAGGAGAGCCAAGCAGCaggagatggaggaggagcTCAGGAGCAGCCAGGACGTGCTTCAACGCAGGGACGCCTGCCTGGAACAGAAGAACAAACTGGAGACGGCGAGGCTACGCTCCAGTCAG GCTTTGAGGCAGGACCTTCTCAGAGTGTCACTGCGCTTGGAAACGCTGGAGGAGAAGATGGGGAACTGTGGCGGCGTGAAGCAGGCAACACAAACGTCATTGAAGGAGCTGGAGAAGCAGTGGGAGACACTTAAAAAGAGGAGAGACTGCCTGGATTCACAACTTAAGGACAACACAGTGCTCACTGTGGAG GAGGAGCAGTTGGAGGAGGCCGTACAAGTCCTGGATGCCGCTCTGGACTTTAAGGAACGATCCATTAGGGACCAGCAGGAGAAGATGGCGTCGCCATGTGAGAGAGCCCTTCTGTTTGACATCACCACGAAACTGAGGACGCTCTCGCAAGCCGAAGCATCGGAGCTGCTTGTCAAATACTTCAACAAA GTGATCAGCCTTCGTCAGACGGAAGGTCGCTTGTGTCTGTACTGCGAGGAGCTGGAGATCTTGTGTGGCGAGCAGGAGGCGGCGTGCAGGCAGCTGGAGGCCGCCTTGCAGCACTTGGCCTTGGATGCCGACCGCAGGCTCACCCTGCAGCAACAGGAACATCAAAGGAACATCCAGCTCCTGCTGCGCAAACTTAAAG AGGGCATCTCCGGAGAAGCACAGCTGGTACTCCAAGACCGTCTCCAGAACCTAGAGAAAGAACTGTTCTTCTACAAGCACTGCAGCCGCAAGCTGAGGAAGCAGCTCAAAGAGTCGCAGAACGACGCCCAACCTGTCACAAATGACACCGCTCAAGCACATGCGGAATCCAAAGATGCGAAGACGCACGCTGGGCAACAACAAAGCCCGTCCTCTTCTTCGTCGTCGTCGTCCACCGAGCTGCACGGGGGCACCAAGGCGCCTGCCGAGTGTCATCAGATAAGCTCGCTGGCGCGTTTCCATGGTTACAGCGAAAGATGGCCGCCTCACCACCACCTCGGGTCGCAAACGGCGTTTGGCCTCCGTCGTAAGAAGCTCAGAGAGCTATCTCCCGCTGACGTGCAAGCTCGGGATTCTGTGGTGGACACTGGCATCGAGATGCTGTCTGACGACTCGCTGGACGTGTCCACCAGCagttaa
- the gkap1 gene encoding G kinase-anchoring protein 1 isoform X3 encodes MASPATIMVPTTASRFALLQIDSDSDSDVSEPGKTANKPGRSSSGKQRSDKTGGGKASQGNDKKKDKRKRRKEQQQSEANELRNLAFKKIPQKSQVPPPSVTLSGIASELLSPSPVDHNNAPSQGWHQWKQRDEQITTELYEADLEKALILSKLEYEQQKQQSSTNNTASPKSRGGKEGGGKKDKKKNPQTKDKKTVSLQDFQAEGSGEPLSRRQEKEEAGAATSALGLGQEERFFNKLTDDVSRIIQREKRREQYSSGHGQEGDASAEHEPDPRAEQLKYELEKKDQEIQELKKTITQWEVKYKEVKARNWQLLKMLQQGEMKDKAEILLQVEELLHIKEELSSQVTLLHVALEQERSKLKGLQSEQPKHQGNKRGKKGSEADL; translated from the exons ATGGCATCGCCAGCAACCATCATGGTCCCCACCACCGCATCACGCTTCGCCCTGCTTCAGATCGACTCCGACTCCGACTCGGACGTCTCTGAACCCGGCAAGACCGCAAACAAACCCGGGCGGAGCTCCTCCGGGAAGCAGCGTTCGGACAAGACGGGGGGAGGCAAAGCGTCTCAGGGCAACGATAAAAAGAAGgacaagaggaagaggaggaaggaaCAGCAGCAAAGTGAGGCTAATGAG CTACGCAATTTGGCCTTCAAGAAGATTCCACAGAAGTCCCAAGTCCCACCCCCCTCAGTGACCCTGTCAGGAATTGCCAGCGAGCTCCTCAGTCCATCACCAGTGGACCACAATAATGCTCCATCGCAGGGATGGCACCAGTGGAAGCAAAGGGACGAGCAG ATCACCACTGAGCTCTACGAGGCCGACTTAGAGAAGGCCTTGATTCTAAGCAAACTGGAGTACGAGCAACAGAAACAG cagagcagcaccaacAACACGGCGTCGCCAAAGTCTCGAGGCGGCAAAGAGGGCGGAGGCAAGAAGGACAAAAAGAAGAACCCGCAGACCAAGGACAAAAAGACGGTCTCTCTGCAGGACTTCCAGGCTGAAGGCAGCGGAG AACCTTTGAGTCGAAGACAAGAGAAAGAG GAAGCCGGAGCGGCTACCTCAGCTCTGGGACTGGGCCAGGAGGAGCGTTTCTTCAACAAACTGACAGACGATGTAAGTCGAATAATCCAGCGGGAAAAGAGGCGTGAGCAGTACAGCAGCGGACACGGACAAGAGGGCGATGCCTCAGCGGAACACGAGCCG GACCCGCGAGCAGAACAGCTGAAGTACGAGCTGGAGAAGAAGGACCAGGAGATCCAGGAGCTGAAGAAGACCATCACACAATGGGAG GTGAAATACAAAGAGGTGAAAGCAAGAAACTGGCAGCTTCTTAAGATGCTCCAACAAGGAGAGA TGAAAGACAAAGCAGAGATCCTGCTGCAGGTGGAGGAGCTGCTTCATATCAAAGAGGAGCTCTCGTCACAG GTGACTTTACTACACGTGGCTCTGGAACAAGAGCGATCTAAGCTCAAAGGTTTGCAGTCAGAGCAACCAAAACATCAG GGAAACAAAAGGGGGAAGAAAGGTTCCGAAGCTGATCTCTGA